One part of the Cinclus cinclus chromosome 20, bCinCin1.1, whole genome shotgun sequence genome encodes these proteins:
- the GALR2 gene encoding galanin receptor type 2 encodes MNGSLAGSGAGWQPESVIIPLVYLVIFLVGTVGNSLVLAVLLRNGQVKNTTNLFILNLGVADLCFILFCVPFQATIYTLEGWVFGPFMCKAVHFFIYLTMYASSFTLATVSLDRYLAIRYPLHSRELRTPRNGLLAICLIWGLSFIFSGPYLTYYQEFQLANLTVCHPIWEISQRKIMDICTFIFSYIIPVLILSLTYVRTIRYLWRSVDPLQDMSESKKAKRKVTRMIIIVAVLFCLCWLPHHLVILCMWFGYFPLNHSTYVLRILSHVISYANSCVNPIVYALVSKHFRKGFKKTFSCLLHKKAAHKVHVAQAANTVSTLEAELSEVTQLSEALPGHSAVRCRVPAQPWGEAELVGQQQRADGFSVTFDVS; translated from the exons ATGAACGGCTCGCTGGCGGGCTCTGGGGCGGGCTGGCAGCCTGAGTCCGTGATCATCCCACTCGTGTACCTCGTCATCTTCCTCGTGGGCACGGTGGGCAACAGCCTGGTCCTGGCCGTGCTGCTGCGCAACGGGCAGGTGAAGAACACAACCAACCTCTTCATCCTCAACCTGGGGGTGGCTGACCTCTGCTTCATCCTTTTCTGCGTCCCCTTCCAAGCCACCATCTACACCCTGGAGGGATGGGTGTTCGGGCCCTTCATGTGCAAGGCCGTCCACTTCTTCATCTACCTCACCATGTATGCCAGCAGCTTCACCCTGGCCACTGTCTCCCTCGACAG GTATTTGGCCATACGATACCCTCTGCACTCCAGGGAGCTGAGGACACCCAGGAACGGCCTCCTGGCCATTTGTCTCATCTGGGGGCTCTCCTTCATCTTCTCGGGCCCTTACCTCACCTACTACCAGGAGTTCCAGCTGGCCAACCTGACCGTCTGCCACCCCATCTGGGAGATCTCCCAGCGCAAGATCATGGACATCTGCACCTTCATCTTCAGCTACATCATCCCCGTGCTCATCCTAAGCCTCACTTACGTGCGGACTATTCGCTACCTCTGGCGGTCCGTGGACCCTCTCCAAGACATGTCAGAGTCCAAGAAGGCCAAGAGGAAGGTCACCAGGATGATCATCATTGTTGCTGTCCTGTTCTGCCTCTGCTGGCTGCCCCATCACCTGGTCATCCTCTGCATGTGGTTTGGATACTTCCCTCTCAACCACTCCACGTACGTGCTCCGCATCCTCTCGCACGTCATCTCCTACGCCAACTCCTGCGTGAACCCCATCGTCTACGCCCTGGTCTCCAAACACTTCCGCAAGGGCTTCAAGAAGACcttcagctgcctcctgcacaAGAAGGCAGCGCACAAGGTGCACGTGGCCCAGGCTGCCAACACGGTCAGCACGCTGGAGGCAGAGCTCAGCGAGGTGACCCAGCTGAGCGAAGCCCTGCCCGGCCACTCTGCCGTGCGCTGCAGGGTCCCCGCACAGCCCTggggggaggcagagctggtgggacagcagcagagagcagatgGCTTCTCTGTCACCTTCGACGTCAGCTAG